A DNA window from Engystomops pustulosus chromosome 6, aEngPut4.maternal, whole genome shotgun sequence contains the following coding sequences:
- the LOC140065392 gene encoding uncharacterized protein isoform X1, producing the protein MSERIINLTLKDVMMEDHQPLTSAGRSSKRTSPERCPSPLLLPQDCSEEKYVPQDHQDEDVKNITAPETYVRSDKRSKEKIPTGNCPDDCTKSSEEHMISESEAEEPYMTVDTSEEQDNIPDESSDIHRTNPSPDPIKLVPSTESSGTAKNIIISHTEELLFICSECGKSYTGKINILRPQRILSGEKPFSCSECGKKNQFQKSYLARHQSIYTGEKPYSSSGQTAIDEDVKNIPAPETYVRGDERCKEEIPTGNCPDDCTKSSEEHMISESEAEEPYMTEDTSEEQDNIPDESSDIHRTNPLPDPNKLVPSTESSGTAKNVIISHTGKLLFICSECGKSFTLKSNLSKHQRVHTGEKRFSCSECGKGFYHKSDLARHEIIHTGEKPYSCSECGKCFTRNNELLIHQMNHTGEKPFSCSECGKGFRQKSHLNKHLRIHTGEKPFSCSQCGKCFLHFGNFVRHQRIHTGEKPFSCTECGKCFPTMRNLVSHQRIHTGEKPYSCSECGKCFSYIENLVRHQRTHTGEKPFSCSECVKCFSCIDSLVIHQRTHTGEKPFSCTECGKCFAQKSGLVRHLRSHTGEKPFSCLDCFSQKPDLVNHQTRVHSGKAEFTL; encoded by the exons ATGTCAGAGAGAATAATAAACCTAACcctcaaggacgtcatgatggaggaccaccagcccctcacatcagcag gtagatccagtaaaagaacatcaccggagagatgtcccagtcctcttcttctaccacaggattgttcagaggagaaatatgtcccacaggatcatcag gatgaagatgtgaagaatattactgctccagagacatatgtgaggagCGATAAGCGATCTAAGGAgaagattcctacaggtaactgtccag atgactgtacgaagagctcagaggaacatatgATATCAGAATCTGAAGCAGAGGAACCTTATATGACAGTAGATACATCCGAAGAGCAGGACAACATCCCAGATGAATCCTCAGACATTCACAGGACCAATCCATCGCCTGATCCTATTAAATTGGTTCCATCTACAGAATCATCAGGAACTGCAAAGAACATTATCATAAGTCATACAGAGGAACTGCTATttatatgttcagaatgtgggaaaagttatacagggaaaataaatattttaagacCTCAAAGAATACTctcgggggagaagccattttcatgttcagaatgtgggaaaaaaaatcagtttcaGAAATCATATCTTGCCAGACATCAGAGCAtttacacaggagagaagccgtattCATCTTCTGGACAAACTGCTATA GATGAAGACGTGAAGAATATTCCtgctccagagacatatgtgaggggcgatgagcgatgtaaggaggagattcctacaggtaactgcccag atgactgtaccaagagctcagaggaacatatgATATCAGAATCTGAAGCAGAGGAACCTTATATGACAGAAGATACATCCGAAGAGCAGGACAACATCCCAGATGAATCCTCAGACATTCACAGGACCAATCCATTGCCTGATCCTAATAAATTGGTTCCATCTACAGAATCATCAGGAACTGCAAAGAACGTTATCATAAGTCATACAGGGAAACTGCTATttatatgttcagaatgtgggaaaagttttacccTAAAATCAAATCTTAGTAAACATCAGAGagttcacacgggggagaagcgattttcatgttcagaatgtggaaaaggtttttaCCACAAATCAGATCTTGCTAGACATGAGATcattcacaccggggagaagccgtattcatgttcagaatgtgggaaatgttttactcgaAATAATGAGCTCCTTATTCATCAAATGAACCACACAGGAgaaaaaccattttcatgttcagaatgtggaaaaggttttaggcagaaatcacatcttaacaaacatctgagaattcacacaggggaaaagccattttcatgttcgcaatgtgggaaatgttttctacaCTTCGGAAattttgttagacatcagagaattcacacaggtgaaaagccattttcatgtacagaatgtgggaaatgttttccaaCCATGAGAAATCTTGTtagccatcagagaattcacacaggggagaagccgtattcatgttcagaatgtggaaaatgtttctccTACATTGaaaatcttgttagacatcaaagaactcacacgggagagaaaccattttcatgttcagaatgtgtaaAATGTTTTTCCTGCATTGATagtcttgttatacatcagagaactcacacaggggagaagccattttcatgcacagaatgtgggaaatgttttgcccagAAATCAGGTCTTGTTAGACatctgagaagtcacacaggggagaagccattttcatgtttagattGTTTTTCTCAGAAACCGGATCTTGTTAACCATCAAACGCGCGTACACAGTGGTAAAGCAGAATTCACGTTATAA